Proteins encoded within one genomic window of Actinoplanes octamycinicus:
- the thiO gene encoding glycine oxidase ThiO, whose protein sequence is MRAGIVGGGIIGLSVAAELLRRGADVTVYDPAPDGTGGAWHVAAGMLAPGGESVFEFPQLERLLAASAELWPAFAADLGEVGYDTAGTLGLALTADDVAEMSREWRHQKLAPLTGSQVREYEPALSPRIRAGVHAPTELQVDPRRVIRALRATLDGRVREAAVLDLSEVDADVVVVAAGCGTAALTGLPIRPVKGQVLRLRGEPGLLRHVIDGAADGRHVYLVPRADGEIVVGATQEERTDRQPTAGGVHDLLRAALDLVPGLADHELAEVTVGHRPGTPDNAPILGTLRDNVVVAAGHHRNGILLAPITARLIADLVLTGETDPLIDDFTPGRFGCA, encoded by the coding sequence ATGAGGGCCGGCATCGTCGGCGGCGGCATCATCGGGCTCAGCGTCGCCGCCGAGCTGCTGCGGCGCGGGGCGGACGTCACGGTCTACGACCCGGCGCCCGACGGGACCGGCGGCGCCTGGCACGTGGCCGCCGGGATGCTCGCCCCGGGAGGCGAGTCGGTCTTCGAGTTCCCGCAGCTGGAACGGCTGCTGGCGGCGTCCGCCGAGCTGTGGCCGGCGTTCGCCGCGGACCTCGGGGAGGTCGGCTACGACACCGCCGGGACCCTCGGCCTGGCGCTGACCGCGGACGACGTCGCGGAGATGAGCCGGGAGTGGCGGCACCAGAAGCTGGCCCCGCTCACCGGCTCGCAGGTGCGGGAGTACGAACCGGCGCTCTCCCCGCGGATCCGGGCCGGCGTCCACGCCCCGACCGAGCTGCAGGTCGACCCGCGGCGGGTGATCCGGGCGTTGCGGGCGACGCTGGACGGACGCGTACGCGAAGCGGCTGTTCTCGATCTCTCCGAAGTGGACGCGGACGTCGTCGTGGTGGCGGCCGGATGTGGCACGGCGGCGCTCACCGGGCTGCCGATCCGGCCGGTGAAAGGCCAGGTCCTCCGGCTGCGCGGCGAGCCCGGGCTGCTCCGGCACGTGATCGACGGCGCCGCCGACGGCCGGCACGTCTACCTGGTGCCGCGCGCCGACGGCGAGATCGTGGTCGGCGCCACCCAGGAGGAACGCACCGACCGGCAGCCCACCGCCGGCGGCGTCCACGACCTGCTGCGCGCCGCCCTCGACCTGGTCCCCGGCCTGGCCGACCACGAACTCGCCGAGGTCACCGTCGGGCACCGCCCCGGCACCCCGGACAACGCCCCGATCCTCGGCACGCTCCGCGACAACGTCGTCGTCGCCGCCGGGCACCACCGCAACGGCATCCTGCTCGCGCCGATCACCGCACGCCTGATCGCCGACCTGGTGCTCACCGGAGAAACCGACCCGCTCATCGACGACTTCACCCCCGGGAGGTTCGGATGCGCCTGA
- the thiS gene encoding sulfur carrier protein ThiS → MRLTVNGRPQTRSESCSVATLVAEITDAHRGVAVAVNGSVVPRSTWERVDLSDGDAVEVLTAAQGG, encoded by the coding sequence ATGCGCCTGACCGTCAACGGCCGGCCACAGACCAGGAGCGAGTCCTGCTCGGTCGCCACGCTGGTCGCCGAGATCACCGACGCGCACCGCGGCGTCGCGGTCGCCGTCAACGGCTCGGTCGTGCCGCGCTCCACCTGGGAGCGGGTCGACCTGTCCGACGGCGACGCGGTCGAGGTGCTGACCGCCGCGCAGGGCGGCTGA
- a CDS encoding thiamine phosphate synthase, translating to MDALSFPRLHVITDDLDVVRGVAQPGVAVQIRIKSNDRFAYEVSTAAVGICRAAGAMVLVNDRIGVALAAGADGVHLGADDLPVDAARRVLGPAAVIGATCRTPESARAAVAQGATYLGVGPAFATSTKDGLPPPLGPDRVAEVAAAVPETPVLAIGGITLDRVPLLKTHGIAAVAAFTADPHGSAGAFLRALA from the coding sequence ATGGACGCCTTGTCGTTCCCCAGGCTGCACGTCATCACCGACGACCTCGACGTCGTCCGCGGGGTGGCGCAGCCCGGCGTGGCGGTGCAGATCAGGATCAAGAGCAACGACCGTTTCGCGTACGAGGTGAGCACCGCCGCCGTCGGCATCTGCCGAGCCGCCGGAGCGATGGTCCTGGTCAACGACCGGATCGGAGTCGCGCTGGCGGCCGGCGCGGACGGGGTGCACCTCGGCGCCGACGACCTGCCGGTGGACGCCGCCCGGCGGGTGCTCGGCCCGGCCGCCGTCATCGGCGCGACCTGCCGGACCCCGGAGTCGGCGCGGGCCGCCGTCGCCCAGGGCGCGACGTACCTGGGCGTCGGACCCGCCTTCGCCACGTCCACCAAGGACGGACTGCCGCCGCCGCTCGGCCCGGACCGGGTCGCCGAGGTGGCCGCCGCCGTCCCGGAGACCCCGGTGCTGGCGATCGGCGGGATCACCCTGGACCGGGTCCCGCTGCTGAAGACGCACGGCATCGCCGCGGTGGCCGCGTTCACCGCGGACCCGCACGGGTCGGCCGGGGCGTTCCTGCGGGCCCTGGCATGA